In a single window of the Sandaracinaceae bacterium genome:
- a CDS encoding DUF3421 domain-containing protein yields the protein MRMWIGILGALSVGVALIGAPASAAAQSGLRWVGAAHGSVPPNAVVGGQEPGRQLTICRASHGGGVHPGKVVGANCNIGWGGRELTIPRYEVLTTTAPERIGWARASHGQSVPNAVVGGQEPGRQLIICRASHGGGVHPGKVVGANCNIGWGGREVTLPSYEVMVLRPEAPPPPPPMSRVMLQSMGLCLDVEGGSTQPGTRTIVYPCHGRPNQRWTLRDGMLRSESGLCLDIEGGAARAGARAIVWGCHGRANQRWTLQPNGTLRSDLGLCLDVEGGGNAPGTGVIAYPCHGRANQVWSARP from the coding sequence ATGCGGATGTGGATCGGGATCCTCGGTGCGTTGTCGGTGGGTGTGGCCCTGATCGGGGCTCCTGCCTCCGCGGCCGCCCAGTCAGGTCTGCGCTGGGTAGGTGCGGCCCACGGCAGCGTGCCGCCCAACGCGGTGGTGGGCGGCCAGGAGCCCGGGCGGCAGCTCACCATCTGCCGCGCGTCGCATGGCGGAGGCGTGCACCCCGGCAAGGTCGTCGGCGCCAACTGCAACATCGGCTGGGGAGGGCGCGAGCTGACCATCCCCCGTTACGAGGTGCTCACCACGACCGCGCCCGAGCGCATCGGGTGGGCGCGCGCGTCCCACGGACAGAGCGTGCCCAACGCGGTGGTGGGCGGTCAGGAGCCCGGGCGACAGCTCATCATCTGCCGGGCGTCGCACGGCGGAGGCGTGCACCCGGGCAAGGTCGTCGGCGCGAACTGCAACATCGGGTGGGGCGGCCGGGAGGTCACGCTGCCCTCCTACGAAGTGATGGTGCTTCGGCCCGAGGCGCCGCCGCCGCCTCCGCCGATGTCGAGGGTCATGCTGCAGTCGATGGGGCTCTGTCTCGACGTGGAGGGAGGGAGCACGCAGCCGGGCACCCGCACCATCGTCTACCCATGCCACGGTCGGCCCAACCAGCGCTGGACTCTCCGCGACGGCATGCTCCGCAGCGAGAGCGGGCTGTGCCTGGACATCGAAGGCGGCGCCGCGCGCGCGGGCGCCAGGGCCATCGTGTGGGGGTGCCACGGTCGCGCCAACCAGCGCTGGACGCTGCAGCCCAACGGCACCCTTCGGAGCGATCTCGGGCTCTGCCTGGACGTCGAGGGAGGCGGCAACGCGCCGGGCACCGGGGTGATCGCCTATCCCTGTCACGGTCGCGCGAACCAGGTCTGGTCCGCGCGGCCCTGA
- a CDS encoding C-type lectin domain-containing protein: MTRGLCVHRLMLLAAVCTLGGCDSRASLVVDLRTDYLAGHEVERVQVVVDDGSPISARPSPGADLVRGMRVAELDGIANGVHEVELTLIDPAGGRLASRTTVARVEHALALVVLITRDCGDRSCPGSSDASDATECVDARCVPPSCHPGAPDTCGAPTCQSEAECVATLACAVPSCVSGFCLFSPSDAACAPGERCDPSAGCEPVDPPPSDAGVDACVPTAELCNGLDDDCMPATLDGADEASLGTPCDGDDADDCVEGVFECRSAILTCTDVTGDDVETCDGVDQDCDGRVDEAPAACPCPVRHHRGHAYLLCADRRPWTEGQMVCEGVGYDLATLDDAEENGFVAGALRAEMMDEDWHIGLEDRATEGAYVWVSGSPASFRNWAPGEPFDAGAQDCTLMGASDGYWDDVTCDAPRPFVCESR, encoded by the coding sequence ATGACTCGGGGGCTGTGTGTCCATCGGCTGATGTTGCTGGCCGCGGTGTGTACGCTCGGCGGCTGTGACAGCCGCGCGTCGCTGGTGGTCGACCTGAGGACGGACTACCTCGCGGGGCACGAGGTGGAGCGCGTTCAGGTAGTCGTCGACGACGGCAGCCCCATCTCTGCGCGACCGTCACCGGGCGCCGACCTGGTGCGGGGCATGCGCGTCGCGGAGCTCGACGGAATCGCGAACGGCGTGCACGAGGTCGAGCTGACCTTGATCGATCCGGCCGGGGGACGTCTCGCGTCCCGGACGACGGTCGCGAGGGTGGAGCACGCGCTCGCGCTCGTGGTGCTGATCACGCGGGACTGTGGCGACAGGAGTTGTCCTGGCTCGAGCGACGCGAGCGACGCGACGGAGTGTGTGGACGCGCGCTGTGTGCCTCCGTCGTGTCACCCCGGTGCGCCCGACACGTGCGGCGCGCCCACCTGTCAGAGCGAGGCGGAGTGCGTCGCGACGCTGGCCTGCGCCGTGCCCAGCTGCGTCAGCGGCTTCTGTCTCTTCTCCCCTTCGGACGCGGCCTGCGCGCCCGGCGAGCGTTGCGATCCGAGCGCGGGTTGTGAGCCGGTCGACCCTCCGCCCTCCGACGCCGGGGTCGACGCCTGCGTGCCCACGGCCGAGCTGTGCAACGGCCTCGACGACGACTGCATGCCGGCGACGCTCGATGGCGCCGACGAAGCCTCCCTCGGCACGCCCTGCGACGGCGATGACGCCGATGACTGCGTGGAGGGGGTCTTCGAGTGCAGGAGCGCGATCCTCACGTGCACCGACGTCACGGGAGACGACGTCGAGACCTGCGACGGCGTCGACCAGGACTGCGACGGCCGGGTCGACGAAGCACCCGCGGCGTGTCCGTGCCCGGTCAGGCACCATCGCGGTCACGCCTACTTGCTCTGCGCCGACCGGAGACCGTGGACGGAGGGCCAGATGGTCTGCGAGGGGGTCGGGTACGATCTCGCGACGCTCGACGACGCCGAGGAGAACGGATTCGTGGCCGGCGCGCTGCGCGCAGAGATGATGGACGAGGACTGGCACATCGGCCTCGAAGACCGCGCGACGGAGGGCGCGTACGTATGGGTCTCGGGCAGCCCGGCGTCATTCCGCAACTGGGCGCCGGGCGAGCCCTTCGACGCAGGGGCGCAGGACTGCACGCTGATGGGCGCGAGTGACGGCTACTGGGACGACGTCACGTGCGACGCCCCGCGTCCGTTCGTCTGCGAGAGCCGCTGA
- a CDS encoding VOC family protein, whose amino-acid sequence MSLADRASALTHMIVVSDLERSKRWYLDVLGCSLYAEYGGTSVVLDWNGSWFLLVTGGGPTADKPDVTLEAPTSPDVTARSSIFRVDDCRAAYEELSRAGAEFLTPPVDHGYEIRAFFRDPDGHLFEISELVPAKE is encoded by the coding sequence ATGTCCCTCGCCGACCGCGCCAGCGCGCTGACCCACATGATCGTCGTCTCGGACCTGGAGCGCTCGAAGCGCTGGTACCTCGACGTGCTCGGCTGCTCGCTCTACGCCGAGTACGGCGGCACGAGCGTGGTCCTCGACTGGAACGGGAGCTGGTTCCTCCTCGTCACCGGGGGCGGGCCCACCGCCGACAAACCAGATGTCACCCTCGAGGCGCCCACTTCTCCCGATGTGACCGCGCGCTCGAGCATCTTCCGGGTCGACGACTGCCGCGCGGCCTACGAGGAGCTGAGCCGCGCGGGCGCCGAGTTCCTGACCCCGCCCGTCGACCACGGCTACGAGATCCGCGCGTTCTTCCGTGACCCGGACGGACACCTGTTCGAGATCAGCGAGCTCGTCCCCGCGAAGGAGTGA
- a CDS encoding serine protease codes for MAPDAALLAAHIAAAERATVGIESWAPYVGWRRVGSGVAISGDGLVLTAHHVVDGPGRYRIGDSRGEPRRLRVVARDPERDLAIVDTGEAFDAHLVMAADAVEAGAWLVCAGYPGRAAADPDPVASVGLATDADRRWIVAGPEPSRLAPDARPAEEQVFEHMLSTSCASAAGMSGGPVIDLDGALVGVIVGAGGVVSPVALSAELPRRVARRLSPRRDAAASPGSEPSFVRDEVGRPDRHLTLLAGLPETARRAARSLVELRREDLDLEARGVAVAPDRVLTVAAIVDGGAPALIRASDETDERFATEVLAVRGELALLRVLGVDDLVPLGADVGSPVVGAPVITLRWGEPSVGIVTDDAREPGRIDAPPFGDRGCGWLRGRARRENPPIDLGRVFVHDTLGFARGALLVDRRGRPVGIDVGSADDDLHYAVPIADALTRFE; via the coding sequence ATGGCCCCCGACGCTGCCCTCCTGGCCGCACACATCGCGGCGGCGGAGCGCGCCACCGTGGGCATCGAGAGCTGGGCCCCGTACGTCGGCTGGCGGCGCGTGGGCAGCGGCGTCGCGATCTCGGGCGACGGGCTCGTGCTGACCGCCCACCACGTCGTCGACGGGCCCGGCCGCTACCGCATCGGCGACTCGCGCGGCGAGCCGCGGCGCCTCCGCGTGGTGGCGCGCGACCCCGAGCGGGACCTCGCCATCGTCGACACCGGCGAGGCGTTCGACGCGCACCTCGTCATGGCGGCCGACGCCGTCGAGGCCGGCGCCTGGCTCGTGTGCGCGGGCTATCCGGGGCGCGCGGCCGCCGATCCCGACCCGGTCGCGTCGGTGGGGCTCGCGACCGACGCCGACCGACGCTGGATCGTCGCCGGCCCCGAGCCGAGTCGCCTGGCCCCCGACGCACGGCCGGCCGAGGAGCAGGTCTTCGAGCACATGCTCTCCACCTCGTGCGCCAGCGCCGCGGGCATGAGCGGCGGACCGGTCATCGACCTCGACGGCGCGCTGGTCGGCGTGATCGTCGGCGCGGGCGGGGTCGTCTCCCCGGTCGCGCTCTCGGCCGAGCTCCCTCGCCGCGTCGCGCGCCGCCTCTCGCCGCGCCGCGATGCCGCTGCGTCGCCAGGGTCAGAGCCCTCGTTCGTGCGCGACGAGGTCGGGCGGCCCGACCGCCACCTCACCTTGCTCGCCGGCCTCCCCGAGACCGCGCGCCGCGCCGCCCGCTCGCTCGTGGAGCTCCGGCGCGAGGACCTCGACCTCGAGGCGCGCGGCGTCGCGGTCGCGCCTGACCGCGTGCTGACCGTGGCCGCCATCGTCGACGGCGGCGCGCCGGCGCTGATCCGGGCCTCCGACGAGACCGACGAGCGCTTCGCCACCGAGGTCCTGGCCGTGCGCGGTGAGCTCGCCCTCCTCCGGGTCCTCGGCGTCGACGACCTCGTCCCGCTCGGCGCCGACGTGGGCTCCCCTGTTGTCGGCGCGCCCGTCATCACCCTCCGCTGGGGCGAGCCGAGCGTGGGCATCGTCACCGACGACGCGCGCGAGCCGGGCCGCATCGACGCGCCGCCCTTCGGCGACCGCGGCTGCGGCTGGCTCCGCGGCCGCGCGCGTCGGGAGAACCCGCCCATCGACCTCGGCCGCGTCTTCGTCCACGACACCCTGGGCTTCGCGCGCGGCGCCTTGCTCGTGGACCGCCGCGGCCGCCCCGTCGGGATCGACGTCGGCAGCGCCGACGACGACCTCCACTACGCCGTCCCGATCGCCGACGCGCTCACCCGCTTCGAGTGA